In the genome of Ancylomarina subtilis, one region contains:
- a CDS encoding YihY/virulence factor BrkB family protein, protein MINKLKTHFNDLMNFLSQGVWSMRLKDLSGSRYLLMRQLRIYLLAIKGFYEDKCQLRASALTFYSLLSVVPVLAMFFGIAKGFGMEKLLEKELTKSLSGQEEVLSWLIEFANKMLENTKGTLIAGLGFAILFWSVIKVLSNIEEAFNDVWQIKKSRTWGRKFSDYTSIMIFGPILLIGSSAVTVFIKSKIGEVIVGNSILEAIGPVIVTLINLIPYFLVWILFTGIYAFMPNTRVKFKSAILAGIVAGTIYQLLQIGYIEFQGRVTSYNAIYGSFAALPLFLIWLQLSWLVVLFGAEISFAEQNVESYEFEAESTQISHSFRRLLSLIVVHKIIQNFTQDKRPYRAKDISQELEMPIRLTREIIFNLVNCGLLSELTTGRDKETAYAPAFDIADMSLNRVVNSLEDYGSDDIPVKRNRVFDTLTHHINEYKIKFEKESGNVLLKDVEID, encoded by the coding sequence ATGATCAACAAGCTTAAAACCCACTTCAATGACCTGATGAATTTCCTAAGTCAGGGTGTTTGGAGTATGCGATTAAAAGATTTATCCGGTTCTCGTTATCTTCTAATGAGACAGTTACGAATCTATTTATTAGCAATCAAAGGGTTTTACGAGGATAAGTGTCAGTTGAGAGCCTCAGCTCTCACCTTTTATTCTCTGCTATCTGTTGTTCCCGTCTTAGCCATGTTTTTTGGTATTGCCAAAGGATTTGGCATGGAAAAACTTCTCGAAAAGGAGTTAACCAAAAGCCTTTCCGGGCAAGAAGAAGTTCTGAGTTGGTTGATTGAATTTGCAAACAAAATGCTTGAGAATACCAAAGGAACATTGATTGCAGGTTTGGGTTTTGCCATTTTATTTTGGTCCGTTATTAAGGTTCTTAGTAATATAGAAGAAGCATTTAATGACGTTTGGCAGATAAAAAAAAGCAGAACATGGGGGCGAAAATTCTCCGACTACACATCCATCATGATCTTTGGTCCCATTCTTTTGATTGGCTCCAGTGCTGTAACGGTTTTCATCAAATCCAAAATTGGAGAAGTCATTGTAGGAAACAGTATTCTCGAAGCTATTGGGCCCGTAATTGTAACATTAATAAATTTAATCCCTTACTTTCTGGTTTGGATCCTTTTCACAGGTATTTATGCCTTTATGCCCAATACCCGGGTAAAATTCAAATCTGCTATACTCGCTGGTATTGTAGCTGGTACAATCTACCAACTATTGCAAATTGGCTACATCGAGTTTCAAGGAAGAGTGACCTCATACAATGCCATATACGGTAGCTTTGCAGCCTTACCTCTCTTTCTTATTTGGCTACAATTAAGTTGGCTTGTCGTGCTCTTTGGGGCTGAAATATCATTTGCTGAGCAGAATGTCGAGAGTTATGAATTTGAGGCTGAATCAACTCAGATTTCGCATAGTTTCCGCCGATTACTCAGTTTAATTGTAGTTCATAAAATCATCCAAAACTTTACTCAGGATAAACGCCCATACCGAGCCAAGGATATTTCTCAGGAACTCGAAATGCCAATTCGTTTAACACGAGAAATCATCTTTAATCTGGTCAATTGTGGTTTACTTTCGGAACTTACTACCGGAAGGGATAAAGAAACAGCTTATGCACCAGCCTTTGATATTGCAGACATGAGCTTAAACAGAGTCGTCAATTCTCTGGAAGACTATGGCTCGGATGATATTCCTGTGAAAAGAAATAGGGTATTTGACACCTTAACTCATCATATTAATGAGTACAAGATAAAATTTGAAAAAGAAAGTGGAAATGTGCTGTTGAAGGATGTTGAGATCGATTGA
- a CDS encoding bactofilin family protein — protein MSRNNEVQTTAVNLVCDGTSINGDIEASRDIRIDGFVKGKIIVKGKVVVGPTGKVEGDITCQTIDVSGRIEGNIHVSELISLKSSALILGNINTVKISVEPGAKFTGTCKMGNEAVVKDEKKAVK, from the coding sequence ATGAGCAGAAATAACGAGGTACAAACTACAGCAGTTAATTTAGTTTGCGATGGGACTTCTATCAATGGAGATATTGAAGCCTCAAGAGATATTCGAATTGATGGTTTTGTAAAAGGAAAAATCATTGTAAAAGGTAAGGTTGTTGTTGGTCCTACTGGAAAAGTTGAAGGGGATATTACTTGTCAAACAATTGACGTTTCTGGTCGTATTGAAGGAAATATTCATGTAAGTGAGCTTATCAGTCTTAAATCATCCGCTTTAATTTTGGGTAACATTAATACTGTTAAAATTTCTGTTGAGCCGGGCGCTAAGTTTACAGGTACATGTAAAATGGGAAATGAGGCCGTTGTAAAAGATGAAAAAAAAGCCGTCAAATAA
- the hemN gene encoding oxygen-independent coproporphyrinogen III oxidase — protein sequence MNKEALIDKYNVPVPRYTSYPTVPFWGNETPDVKQWFKHVKRCFTESNQTKGISIYIHLPYCERLCTYCACTKVITRDHKVEDSYIDALLQEWQIYLNEFDEKPILRELHLGGGTPTFFSPENLKRLINGIKSESELHPEYEFSFEGHPNNTTREHMQALYEVGFRRVSFGVQDFDPEVQRVINRLQSYETVKEVTEIAREIGYHSVNYDLIYGLPKQKLSSVKDTFDKVSELKPDRIAYYSYAHVPWKSKGQRLFTEEDIPNSAGKRALYDLGKEKLAELGYDDVGMDHFSLPHDNLYQAKIEKRLHRNFMGYNTSHTELLIGLGASSISDAKYAYAQNPKEIHLYKAASEKGELDLVKACNLTDEDLEVKKAILDISCRRELVFSNELKPYLPKTIESELQIMADEGILTFDSEKLEVTDLGMTFLRNICKLFDNRLRNAKAGESNMFSKAI from the coding sequence ATGAATAAAGAAGCTCTAATAGATAAATATAACGTTCCCGTACCACGATATACCAGTTACCCAACGGTTCCGTTCTGGGGAAACGAAACGCCTGATGTCAAGCAATGGTTCAAACATGTAAAACGCTGTTTTACAGAGTCGAACCAGACGAAAGGGATTAGTATTTATATTCATCTGCCATACTGCGAGAGGCTTTGCACCTATTGTGCCTGCACAAAAGTGATAACCAGAGACCACAAGGTTGAGGACTCATATATTGATGCCCTTTTACAAGAATGGCAAATCTATTTGAATGAATTCGATGAAAAACCGATACTAAGGGAACTTCATCTTGGAGGAGGAACGCCAACCTTCTTTAGTCCCGAAAATCTGAAACGATTAATCAATGGTATCAAGTCAGAATCTGAGCTTCATCCTGAATATGAATTCAGTTTCGAAGGGCACCCCAACAATACAACGCGCGAGCACATGCAAGCACTATACGAAGTTGGTTTCAGACGAGTAAGTTTTGGCGTTCAGGATTTTGACCCGGAGGTTCAAAGAGTCATCAATCGACTTCAATCCTACGAAACGGTTAAAGAGGTAACTGAAATTGCACGAGAAATCGGCTATCATTCGGTTAATTACGATTTGATTTATGGTCTTCCTAAACAAAAATTAAGCTCAGTAAAAGATACCTTCGATAAAGTTTCAGAGCTAAAACCTGACCGAATAGCTTATTACTCATACGCTCATGTACCATGGAAAAGTAAAGGACAGCGTTTGTTTACCGAAGAAGATATTCCAAACAGTGCTGGAAAAAGAGCTTTATATGACTTAGGGAAAGAGAAACTTGCTGAACTAGGCTACGATGATGTGGGAATGGACCACTTCTCGCTACCACATGACAACCTATATCAAGCTAAAATTGAGAAGCGTCTTCACCGAAACTTCATGGGCTATAATACATCTCATACTGAGCTTTTGATTGGGTTAGGTGCCTCATCTATTTCTGATGCAAAATATGCTTACGCTCAAAATCCAAAAGAGATACACCTATACAAAGCCGCCTCTGAAAAAGGCGAATTAGACTTAGTTAAAGCCTGTAACCTTACGGATGAAGATTTAGAAGTAAAAAAAGCCATCCTTGACATTTCGTGCAGAAGAGAATTGGTGTTCTCAAATGAATTAAAACCTTACTTGCCCAAAACCATTGAAAGTGAATTGCAGATAATGGCTGACGAAGGCATCTTAACATTCGACTCTGAAAAATTAGAAGTGACTGATTTAGGTATGACTTTCTTGCGCAACATCTGCAAGTTATTCGATAATCGACTTAGAAATGCCAAAGCCGGTGAGAGTAATATGTTTTCAAAAGCCATCTAA
- a CDS encoding branched-chain amino acid aminotransferase — MENINWKEFGFGYTKTDYNVRCHYRDGKWGELEVSSSDQVNVHIAATGLHYGQQAFEGLKAFKGPDGKVRVFRIDENGKRLQSSSHGIMMAEMPLELFEEAVIKAIKLNERWIPPYESGASLYIRPVLFGNGAQVGVSPASEYTFAVFVMPVGPYFKEGFKPTDYVIYREYDRAAPQGTGTIKVGGNYASSLRGGTRAHDEGYSAVLFLDAKEKKYIDECGPANFFGIKDNTYVTPKSNSILPSITNKSLCQIAEDLGMNVERRQITVEELADFTEAGACGTAAVISPIRKIVDADNKVDYFYGDEAGKTSFKLYETLRGIQYGTIEDKHNWNTIIEF; from the coding sequence ATGGAAAATATAAACTGGAAAGAATTTGGCTTTGGTTATACCAAAACTGATTATAATGTTCGTTGTCACTACCGTGATGGAAAATGGGGAGAATTAGAAGTTTCTTCATCTGATCAGGTAAATGTACATATTGCTGCTACCGGATTGCATTACGGACAGCAAGCTTTCGAAGGTTTAAAAGCATTTAAAGGCCCGGATGGAAAAGTACGAGTGTTCCGTATCGATGAGAACGGAAAACGTCTTCAAAGTTCATCTCATGGTATCATGATGGCTGAAATGCCATTGGAATTGTTTGAAGAAGCTGTCATTAAAGCGATCAAACTGAACGAAAGATGGATTCCTCCATATGAGTCAGGTGCTTCTCTTTATATTCGCCCGGTTCTTTTTGGTAATGGTGCTCAAGTTGGCGTAAGCCCTGCAAGCGAGTATACTTTTGCAGTATTTGTAATGCCAGTAGGTCCATATTTCAAAGAAGGTTTCAAACCAACTGATTACGTGATTTATCGCGAGTACGATCGTGCAGCTCCTCAGGGAACAGGTACAATCAAAGTGGGTGGAAACTATGCTTCATCTTTAAGAGGTGGAACACGTGCTCATGATGAAGGATATTCTGCTGTATTATTCCTTGATGCAAAAGAAAAGAAATACATTGATGAGTGTGGTCCTGCTAACTTTTTCGGAATTAAAGACAACACTTATGTAACTCCAAAGTCAAATTCAATTTTGCCTTCAATTACAAACAAAAGTTTGTGTCAGATTGCTGAAGATTTGGGAATGAACGTAGAGCGCAGACAGATTACTGTTGAGGAATTAGCTGACTTTACCGAGGCAGGTGCTTGTGGTACTGCTGCGGTTATTTCTCCAATTCGTAAGATTGTTGATGCAGATAATAAAGTGGATTATTTCTATGGTGATGAGGCTGGAAAAACTAGCTTCAAATTGTATGAAACACTACGCGGAATTCAGTACGGAACAATTGAAGACAAGCATAACTGGAATACAATCATCGAATTTTAA
- the atpB gene encoding F0F1 ATP synthase subunit A: MKHIHRLLLIAFFFTCLTPAFASVSDEHEHETHQESHKKEKFEPGNFIMDHIADSYDWHVFSYGDFHFTAPLPVIVYSEHSGFHVFMSSKFHHGHASYKGFELAKEGEYRGKVVEMVNGHQVRPFDVSMTKNVVAMLISMVFLLLIFISVAKTYNRRKGQAPKGLQAYLEPIIVFVIDEIAKPAIGEKKYKKFVPFLLTIFFFIWLNNMMGLVPFLPGGANVTGNITITMVLALFTFIITTVNGNKNYWKHIFNTPGVPWWLKFPVPLMPLVELMGVFTKPFVLMVRLFANITAGHMIVLAFISLIFIFGEMSPALGMGTSVVSVFFVIFMDVLELLVALIQAYVFTLLSALYFGMAVEEHH, encoded by the coding sequence ATGAAGCACATTCATCGACTTTTACTTATCGCATTCTTTTTTACTTGTCTAACTCCGGCTTTTGCTTCAGTTAGCGATGAGCACGAGCATGAGACTCATCAAGAGAGCCACAAAAAAGAGAAATTTGAACCTGGTAATTTTATAATGGATCATATTGCTGATTCTTACGATTGGCATGTTTTTTCATATGGTGATTTTCACTTTACCGCACCTTTACCTGTAATTGTTTATTCTGAGCATTCGGGGTTTCATGTTTTCATGTCAAGTAAATTTCACCATGGTCATGCATCTTACAAGGGATTCGAACTGGCTAAGGAAGGTGAATACAGAGGAAAGGTTGTTGAGATGGTTAATGGGCATCAAGTGCGACCTTTTGATGTTTCGATGACTAAGAATGTTGTGGCGATGTTGATTTCCATGGTTTTCTTACTTCTAATATTTATTTCAGTTGCTAAAACCTATAACAGAAGAAAAGGACAGGCACCTAAGGGTCTTCAGGCATATCTAGAGCCTATCATCGTTTTTGTTATTGATGAGATTGCTAAGCCAGCTATTGGTGAAAAAAAATACAAGAAATTTGTTCCCTTTTTGTTGACCATCTTTTTCTTTATTTGGTTGAACAACATGATGGGCTTGGTGCCTTTCTTGCCAGGAGGTGCCAACGTGACGGGTAATATTACCATTACGATGGTATTGGCCTTGTTTACATTCATTATCACAACAGTAAATGGAAATAAAAATTATTGGAAGCACATTTTTAATACGCCGGGGGTACCTTGGTGGTTGAAATTTCCTGTGCCTTTGATGCCATTGGTTGAGTTGATGGGTGTTTTTACAAAACCATTCGTATTGATGGTTCGACTTTTTGCAAATATTACTGCAGGTCATATGATTGTTTTGGCCTTCATTTCTTTGATTTTCATTTTTGGGGAAATGAGTCCGGCACTTGGAATGGGAACCTCAGTTGTTTCGGTCTTCTTTGTTATTTTCATGGATGTACTGGAATTGCTTGTTGCTTTAATTCAAGCTTATGTGTTTACTCTTCTATCGGCCCTTTATTTTGGTATGGCGGTAGAGGAACATCATTAA
- a CDS encoding AtpZ/AtpI family protein — MKKKPSNKIDAEKKKRQLREAARYSGLAFQMIAIILLVLFAGMQADKYLENDFPGFTVLGAFLGVILSLYIALKDFFKKDS, encoded by the coding sequence ATGAAAAAAAAGCCGTCAAATAAGATAGATGCTGAAAAGAAAAAAAGGCAATTAAGAGAAGCTGCCAGATATTCTGGTCTGGCATTTCAAATGATTGCCATTATACTGTTAGTATTGTTCGCAGGTATGCAAGCTGATAAATATCTGGAAAACGATTTTCCAGGATTCACAGTATTGGGTGCATTTCTGGGGGTGATACTTTCTTTGTATATAGCCCTTAAGGATTTTTTTAAGAAGGATAGCTGA
- the atpE gene encoding ATP synthase F0 subunit C produces the protein MITLSIILQAAANVALAKFGAAIGAGLAAIAAGIGIGKIGGSALESIARQPEAAGDIRSNMIVSAALIEGAAFFAIIICLLAIVL, from the coding sequence ATGATTACATTATCAATTATTCTTCAGGCTGCTGCAAATGTGGCTCTTGCAAAATTTGGTGCTGCAATTGGCGCTGGATTAGCTGCTATTGCTGCCGGTATCGGTATTGGTAAGATTGGTGGATCTGCTCTTGAGAGTATCGCCCGTCAACCAGAGGCTGCTGGAGATATCCGTTCAAACATGATTGTTTCTGCTGCCCTTATTGAAGGTGCTGCTTTTTTCGCAATCATTATTTGTTTGTTGGCTATCGTACTTTAA
- a CDS encoding redoxin domain-containing protein, whose translation MSLFVIPLQAQEKQAKFYDFKLNSLSGEEVPMSSYKGKVVLVVNTASKCGLTPQYEGLEAMYEKYKDQGLVILGFPCNQFLGQEPGSSTEIAEFCHKNYGVSFPMFEKIEVRGENAHPLYKMLTSQKPFRGFDDSTSGQKFKSFLSEKFPEIYEGNGIKWNFTKFIIDRSGKLVRRIEPNIAPKDFEKEIAAMLKDL comes from the coding sequence ATGAGTCTTTTTGTAATACCATTACAGGCTCAGGAAAAACAGGCTAAATTTTATGATTTTAAGTTGAATTCTTTATCGGGGGAAGAAGTGCCCATGAGTTCTTATAAAGGTAAAGTGGTACTTGTGGTGAACACGGCCAGTAAATGCGGTTTAACACCTCAGTACGAAGGCTTGGAAGCGATGTATGAAAAGTATAAAGATCAGGGTTTGGTAATATTAGGCTTTCCCTGTAATCAGTTTTTAGGACAGGAGCCGGGTAGTTCGACTGAAATTGCAGAATTCTGCCATAAAAATTATGGGGTTAGTTTTCCTATGTTTGAAAAAATTGAAGTGAGGGGTGAAAATGCGCATCCACTTTATAAAATGCTCACCTCACAAAAACCATTTAGGGGGTTTGATGATTCAACATCAGGTCAAAAGTTCAAATCTTTTTTGAGTGAGAAATTTCCGGAAATTTATGAGGGGAATGGGATTAAATGGAATTTTACAAAATTCATAATTGATAGAAGTGGTAAGCTGGTTCGTCGTATCGAACCCAATATTGCACCCAAAGATTTTGAAAAAGAAATTGCAGCAATGCTTAAAGATCTTTAG